The following DNA comes from Longimicrobium sp..
GGCGCTGCGGGCGCACCTGGCGGAGAGGCTCCCGGAGCACATGGTGCCGGCGGCGTACGTGCGGCTGGAGGCGCTGCCGCGCACCCCGGGCGGGAAGGTGGACCGCCGGGCGCTGCCGGCGCCGGAGGGGGAGGCGTACGCGCGGCGCGGCTACGAGGCGCCGGTGGGCGAGGTGGAGGAGGCGCTGGCGGAGATCTGGGCCCAGGTGCTGGGCGTGGAGCGGGTCGGGCGCTGGGACAACTTCGCCGAGCTGGGCGGCCACTCGCTGCGGGCGGTCGTGCTCATCGGGCGGATGCGGCGGCGCGGGCTGCACGCCGAGGTCAGCGCGCTCTTCACCACCCCCACGCTGGCCGCGCTGGCCGCCGAGGTGAGCCGGAAGTCGCTCGAGGCCGAGGTGCCCCCCAACCGCATCCCCACCCCCTGCGAGGCCGTCACCCCCGAGATGCTCCCGCTGGTGGAGCTGAGCCAGGCGGAGATCGACGCCGTGGTGGCGGGAGTGGAGGGCGGAGCGGCGAACGTGCAGGACGTCTACCCGCTGGCGCCGCTGCAGGAGGGGATCCTCTTCCACCACCTGCTGGCCAGGGAGGGAGACCCGTACCTGCTGGCCGGGCTGTACGCCTTCGACACCCGCTGGCGCCTGGACGCCTACGTGGCCGCGCTGCAGGCGGTGGTGGACCGGCACGACATCCTGCGCACCTCCGTCGCGTGGGAAGGGCTCTCCGAGCCGGTGCAGGTGGTGTGGCGCCGGGCCCGGCTGCGGGTGGAGGAGGTGGAGCTCGACCCCGCCGCGGGCGACGCGGCGCAGCAGCTGTACGAGCGCTTCGACCCCCGGCGCCACCGGCTGGACGTGCGCCGCGCGCCGCTGGTGCGCCTCTACGCCGCGCGCGACGCGGCCCGCGAGCGCTGGCTCCTCCTCCTGCAGCGCCACCACCTGGTGAGCGACCACCAGGCGCAGGAGGTGATCGAGGAAGAGATCCAGGCGCACCTGCTGGGGCGCGCCGACACGCTCCCGGCGCCGCTGCCCTTCCGCACGTACGTGGCGCAGGCGCGGCTGGGAGTGAGCCGCGCCGAGCACGAGGCGTACTTCCGGGCGCTTCTGGGCGACGTGGAGGAGCCCACGGCGCCGTTCGGCCTGCTCGACACGTGGGGCGACGGGTCCGGGATGGCCGAGGGGCGGCTCCCGCTGGACGGCGCCCTGGCGGCGCGGCTGCGCGAGCGCGCGCGGGCGCTGGGGGTGAGCGCGGCCGCCGTGTGCCACGCGGCGTGGGCCCGGGTCCTGGCGCGGGTGTCGGGGCGCGGCGACGTGGTGTTCGGGACGGTGCTCTTCGGCCGGATGAGCGGGGGCGAGGACGCGGAGCGGGTGCTGGGGCTCTTCATCAACACGCTCCCGGTGCGGGTGCGGGTGGGCTCGCAGGGCGTGGAGGCGGCGGTGCGCGCCACGCACCGGCAGCTGGCGGAGCTGCTGCGGCACGAGCACGCCTCGCTGGCGCTGGCGCAGCGCTGCAGCGCCGTGGAGGCGCCGGCGCCGCTCTTCTCGTCGCTGCTGAACTACCGGCACAGCGGGACGGGCGCGCGGCGCCCGGGCGGCGGCGGGGACGGCCGGCTCGTCTACGGCGTGGGGCGGACCAACTTCCCGGTCACGCTCTCGGTGGACGACCGGGGAGACGCGCTCTCGCTGAGCGCCATCGCGCCGGCCTCGGTGGGGCCCGAGCGGGTGTGCGCGATGATGCGCCGCGCGCTCGAGGGGGTGGTGGAGGCGCTGGAGGCGGCGCCGGAGCGCCCGCTGGCGGGCGTGGACGTGCTCCCCGCGGCCGAGCGCCGCCGGGTGGTGGAGGAGTGGAACGCCACCGCCGCCGCGTACCCGGCCGACGCGTGCGTGCACGAGCTGTTCGAGGCGCAGGCGGCGCGCACGCCCGGCGCGCCGGCGGTGGCTTTCGAGGGCCGGGCGCTCTCGTACGCGGAGCTGGCCGCCCGCGCGAACCGGCTGGCGCACCACCTCCGCGAGCTCGGGGTGGGTCCGGACGCGCGCGTGGGGGTGTGCGTGGAGCGGGGCGTGGAGATGGTGGTGGGCGTGCTGGCGGTGCTGAAGGCGGGCGGGGCGTACGTGCCGCTGGACCCGGCCTACCCCGAAGAGCGGCTCTCCTACGTGCTCCGGCACAGCGCGCCGGCGGTGCTGCTCACCGGGCGCGCGCTGGCGGGACGCTTCGGCGGGGCGGGCGTCCCGGTGCTGGCGCTCGACGCCGACGCGCCGCCCTGGACCCATCACCCGGATACCGACCCGGAGCGCGCCGGCCTCACCCCGGACCACCTGGCGTACGTGATCTACACGTCGGGGTCCACGGGGCGGCCGAAGGGGGTGATGAACCCGCACCGGGGGGTGGTCAACCTCCTCTGGTCGATGCGGGGCACCGTCGGCGTGGAGGCGGGAGAGCGGCTCGTCGCCGTTACCACGCTCGCCTTCGACATCTCGGCGCTGGAGCTCTTCCTCCCGCTCGCCACGGGCGCGCGGGTGGAGATCCTGGGCCGCGCGGACGCCGCCGACCCGGCCGGGCTCCAGCGCGCCGTCGCCGCGGCCCCGGGGGCGGTGCTGCAGGCCACCCCCGCCACCTGGCGCCTCCTGCTGGACGGCGGCTGGCCGGGCGACGCCACCCTGCGCGCCCTCTGCGGCGGCGAGGCGCTCCGGGGCGACCTGGCCGCGCGGCTGTGCGCCCGCGTGGGGGCGCTGTGGAACGTCTACGGGCCCACCGAGACCACGATCTGGTCGTCGGTCCAGCGGGTGGACGGGGCGTCCGCCGCGGGCCGGGCCCACGTGGGGATCGGGGCCCCGGTCGCCAACACGCAGGTCTACGTGCTGGACGACGCGGGGGAGCCCGTGCCCGTCGGCGTGGCGGGCGAGCTGTACATCGGGGGCGCGGGGGTGGCGCGCGGGTACCTGGGACGCCCGGCGCTCACGGCGGAGCGGTTCGTCCCCGACCCGCTCGGCGGCGAGCCCGGCGCGCGCCTGTACCGCACGGGCGACCTGGGGCGGTGGCGGGCCGACGGGACGCTGGAGTTCGCGGGGCGCAACGACGCCCAGGTGAAGGTGCGCGGCTTCCGCATCGAGCCGGGGGAGATCGAGGCACGCCTGGCCGAGCACCCGGCGGTGCGCGAGGCGGTGGTGGTGGCGCGCGAGGACAGCGCCGGCGACCGGCGGCTGGTGGCGTACGTGGCGCCCGACTGGGCCCGGGTGGACGAGGCGGCCGCCGGGGGAGGAGGGAAGGGGAGCGGCTGGGACGCGGAGCACCAGGCCGAGTGGATGACGACCTGGGAGTACGCGTACGGCCAGGCCTCCGCCGAAGCCGACCCGGGGTTCGACATCCGCGGCTGGAACAGCAGCTACACCGGCGAGCCGGTCCCGCCCGAACAGATGCGCGAGTGGGTGGACGCCACGGTGGCGCGGATCGGCGCGCTCGCCCCCCGGCGCGTCCTCGAGATCGGGTGCGGGACCGGGCTCCTGCTGTCGCGGATCGCGCCGGGATGCGCGCGCTACGTGGGGACGGACTTCTCGCCCCGGGCGCTGCAGGGGATCGAGCGGCTGCGGCGGGAGCGGCCCGAGCTCGGGCACGTGGAGCTCCTGGAGCGCACGGCCGACGACTTCGGCGGCTTCGAGCCGGGGTCGTTCGACACCGTCGTCCTCAACTCGGTGGCGCAGTACCTCCCCGGCCTCGAGTACCTGCTCCGGGTGCTCGAGGGAGCGGCGCGGGTGGTGGAGCCGGGCGGCCGCATCTTCGTCGGCGACGTGCGCGACCTGCGGCTCCTGGGCGCGTTCCACACGGCGGTCGAGACCTTCCGCTCTCCGCCGGGCCGCCCGGTGGGGGAGTGGAGGGAGCGGGCCGAGCAGGCGCAGCTCCAGGAAGCCGAGCTGGTGATCGATCCGGCCTTCTTCTGGACCCTGGGCCGGGAGCTGGAGGCGATCGGCGAGGTGGAGACGCTGCAGAAGCGCGGCCGCTTCCGCAACGAGCTGACGGAGTTCCGCTACGACGTCGTGCTGCACGTGGGGGCGGGCGGCGGCGAGCCCCCGGCGGACGCGGCCCGGCTGGACTGGGAGGCGGGGCGCCTGACGCTGGAGGCGCTGGAGGCCCGGCTGCGGGAGGAGGGCGGTGGCGAGGTGGTGGTCGCGGGGATCCCCAACGCCCGGGTGAGCGGGGCGCTGCGGCAGCTCGACCTCCGGCGCGACCCCCACGAGGTGGAGACGGTGGGCGAGGTGCGCCGCAGGGCGGCGGCGGACGGTGTGGACCCGGAAGAGCTGTGGAGGCTGGGCGAGGCGCTGGGGTGGACGGTCGAGGTCAGGCTCGCCGACTCGAACGACGCCGGGCGCGTCGACGCGCGGTTCGCCAGGGGGGCGGCGGCCGGCGGCCGCCGGCCGTTCCCCACCTGGACCCGCCGGGAGCGCCGGGCCCTGGCCGCGTATGCGACCGACCCGCTGCGGGGGAAGCGGACCCGGGCGCTGGTGTCCCGGCTGCGCGAGCACCTGGGCGCCCGGCTGCCGGAGTACATGGTCCCCGCGTCGTACGTGATGCTGGAGGCGCTCCCGCTGACCCCGAACGGGAAGGTGGACCGCAAGGCGCTGCCGGCCCCCGAGGGCGACGCCTACG
Coding sequences within:
- a CDS encoding amino acid adenylation domain-containing protein — encoded protein: ALRAHLAERLPEHMVPAAYVRLEALPRTPGGKVDRRALPAPEGEAYARRGYEAPVGEVEEALAEIWAQVLGVERVGRWDNFAELGGHSLRAVVLIGRMRRRGLHAEVSALFTTPTLAALAAEVSRKSLEAEVPPNRIPTPCEAVTPEMLPLVELSQAEIDAVVAGVEGGAANVQDVYPLAPLQEGILFHHLLAREGDPYLLAGLYAFDTRWRLDAYVAALQAVVDRHDILRTSVAWEGLSEPVQVVWRRARLRVEEVELDPAAGDAAQQLYERFDPRRHRLDVRRAPLVRLYAARDAARERWLLLLQRHHLVSDHQAQEVIEEEIQAHLLGRADTLPAPLPFRTYVAQARLGVSRAEHEAYFRALLGDVEEPTAPFGLLDTWGDGSGMAEGRLPLDGALAARLRERARALGVSAAAVCHAAWARVLARVSGRGDVVFGTVLFGRMSGGEDAERVLGLFINTLPVRVRVGSQGVEAAVRATHRQLAELLRHEHASLALAQRCSAVEAPAPLFSSLLNYRHSGTGARRPGGGGDGRLVYGVGRTNFPVTLSVDDRGDALSLSAIAPASVGPERVCAMMRRALEGVVEALEAAPERPLAGVDVLPAAERRRVVEEWNATAAAYPADACVHELFEAQAARTPGAPAVAFEGRALSYAELAARANRLAHHLRELGVGPDARVGVCVERGVEMVVGVLAVLKAGGAYVPLDPAYPEERLSYVLRHSAPAVLLTGRALAGRFGGAGVPVLALDADAPPWTHHPDTDPERAGLTPDHLAYVIYTSGSTGRPKGVMNPHRGVVNLLWSMRGTVGVEAGERLVAVTTLAFDISALELFLPLATGARVEILGRADAADPAGLQRAVAAAPGAVLQATPATWRLLLDGGWPGDATLRALCGGEALRGDLAARLCARVGALWNVYGPTETTIWSSVQRVDGASAAGRAHVGIGAPVANTQVYVLDDAGEPVPVGVAGELYIGGAGVARGYLGRPALTAERFVPDPLGGEPGARLYRTGDLGRWRADGTLEFAGRNDAQVKVRGFRIEPGEIEARLAEHPAVREAVVVAREDSAGDRRLVAYVAPDWARVDEAAAGGGGKGSGWDAEHQAEWMTTWEYAYGQASAEADPGFDIRGWNSSYTGEPVPPEQMREWVDATVARIGALAPRRVLEIGCGTGLLLSRIAPGCARYVGTDFSPRALQGIERLRRERPELGHVELLERTADDFGGFEPGSFDTVVLNSVAQYLPGLEYLLRVLEGAARVVEPGGRIFVGDVRDLRLLGAFHTAVETFRSPPGRPVGEWRERAEQAQLQEAELVIDPAFFWTLGRELEAIGEVETLQKRGRFRNELTEFRYDVVLHVGAGGGEPPADAARLDWEAGRLTLEALEARLREEGGGEVVVAGIPNARVSGALRQLDLRRDPHEVETVGEVRRRAAADGVDPEELWRLGEALGWTVEVRLADSNDAGRVDARFARGAAAGGRRPFPTWTRRERRALAAYATDPLRGKRTRALVSRLREHLGARLPEYMVPASYVMLEALPLTPNGKVDRKALPAPEGDAYVRRAYEAPAGETEAALAELWSEVLGLEGAGRWDSFFELGGHSLLAVRLISRVRQVLGVEVALGEVFERPLLADFARGLESAARAELPAIEPADRAGRLPLSFAQQRLWFLEQLGDLGAAYHVRHRLRLRGALDGAALSRALDRIVARHEALRTTFAVVDGEPVQRIAPAVESRFPLLEHDLAGHADRDAELGRLVAEEADAPFDLERGPLIRGRLVRLAEDDHVLLVTMHHVVSDAWSMGVLVDELGALYGAFRRGDPDPLPPLPVQYADYAAWQRRWVEGEVLQRQADYWGETLAGAPELLELPTDRPRPARQDHAGAAVRVELDEALAAGLKTLSRRHGTTLFMTLLAGWAAVLGRLSGQEDVVVGTPTANRGRREIEGLIGFFINTLPLRVDLSGSPTVAELLGRVKARALGAQQNQDIPFEQVVELVRPARSLAHSPVFQVMFAWQNAPRGSLELPGLTLGPVPGPPRATSRFDLSLSLQEEGGRIVGGVEYATSLFERATVERYVDYLRRVLEEMAADADRPVERLDLLPEAERRQLLEKWNATDAEYPRGASVHELFALQAERTPDAVAVVSGDRSLTYAELDARARRLARRLRSRGVGPDARVAILMPRSVELVVAELAVLRAGAAYVPLDASHPPERIAFMAADSGCRLVLSRPGQELAPLPGVERIDVESTENLDDGGAEDVRVPVGGEAVAYVMYTSGSTGEPKGVMVPHRAITQLVLSNGFADLGADDRVALAANPAFDAATMEVWGPLLTGGAVVVVPQDVLLDPAAYGRLLKEQGVTAILITPVLFNHYAQVIPEALSGLRYILTGGDRADPAAYARLLRERGRVTI